The DNA region ATAAAGGAGAGTTTCCCCACGTAGGGATCCACCATGATCTTGAAACAGAGGGCCAGGAAGTCGCCGGAGGGATCGGCGGAACACTCCACCTCCTCCCCCGCTTCGTCCAGGACCTTCCGCGGCGGCATATCTACCGGAGAGGGAAGGATATCCACAATGGTTTGCAGCAGCTGGTAGACACCGACGTTGTGGGTGCTGTCGCCGGGGATGACCGGATGGAGTTCCCGGCCGATAATCGCCTGCAGGAGCGCGGGCCGGAGCTCCTCCATACCGATCTCTTCACCCTCGAGGTAGCGCATCATCAGCTCGTCATCGGACTCGACAATCCGCTCGACAAGGGTCTCCCGGGCGCTCTGGGCCTGTTCGGCCTGTTCGGCGGGGATCTCCCCTTCGGTCATCTCCCTGCTTCCGTCGGCCCCGTAAAAATAGGCCTTGCCGGCGAGTATATCCACAAGCCCCTTGAAGGAGGCCTCGCTGCCTATGGGGAGAAAGAAGGGCACCGCCTTGTCGGTGAAATACTCCTGGATCTGGCCGACAACACCGTCGAAATCGGCGTTCTCGCGGTTCATCTTGCTGACAAAGAAGGCCACGGGAACCCGGAAATCCTCGCTGAACTCCCAGGCCTTCTCCGTCTGGACCTCCACGCCGTCCACCGCGCTGACCAGGGTGACCACGCTGTCCGCGACGCGCATGGAGGAGCGCATGTCGCCGATGAAGTCGGCATAGCCCGGCGTATCGAGGATGAAGAGCGTCTTCTCCCGGTAGGGGATCGTGGCCACGGCGGAGTTGATCGAGATCTGCCGCTTGTGCTCTTCGGTGTCGAAGTCCATAACGGTGTTGCCGCTTTCGATACTGCCCATCCGGGTGGTCTGGTCGGTATCAAAGAGAATGGCCTCGGAGAGGGCGGTCTTTCCCGCCCCTCCGTGTCCTACCAACGCGACAGTCCGGATATCTTCAGGTTTTCTCGTCCCCATAAAGATGTACCTCCTCCTGAACAATTATATAGATAGGATTCCTTGTTTCCCTTAGGAGCGCCTCCATCCCCTGGTGTGCTCTCGCCTGTTCCAATCCTCGAATATCCTACGCGAGTCGCCAGCGAAGCGTCAACGCAACACAGGTGCCGCCCTGCTGATCATTGGTCGAGCAGCTCTTTCAACTGCTCCGCTATGGCCCCGGGGTCCGCCTGGCCCCGGGTTTCCCGCATCACCTGGCCCTGCAGAAACCTCTGTTTTTTGCCCTTTTTGTCCTTGCCGGACCGGATCTCCTCCAGCACATCGGGGTGTTCGCTCAGGATCTTCTCCACAATACCCCGGAGTCTTTCGCCTTCCACGCTCCCCGTCGCGACGCCAGCCTTCTCGATGGCCTCGTCACAACCTACCTGCTCCTTGCACATGGCTGTGAAGACGTCCCGAGCCGCTGTGGTGGACAGCTCCCTGGCCTCCACCTTCTTGAGCAACAGGGCCAGCTGGTCTGCGGGAACGGGGAACTGAGCCATGCCGATGTCCTGCTCGTTCAGAACCCGGAGGATCTCCGTTTTGACCCACTTGCCGGCCCGCTCGGCGGGCACGCCGCCGGCCATGAGCGCGTCGGCGTACTCCGCCACCTCTCTGCTTTCGGACAGGGCCTCCGCTTCCTCCCGACTCAGTCCTTCCCTGTCGATATACCGCTGCACCCGCTCCCAGGGGAGTTCGGGGAGCTCTGCCCGCGCGGACTCCTGTTCTGCCGCCGTCACAACGATGGGCGGCAGATCGGGTTCGGGGAAATAGCGATAGTCATGGGCTTCCTCCTTCCCCCGGGAGGAACGGGTGACACCTGCGCCGTCATCCCAGTGCCGGGTCTCCTGCACGACATGACCACCGTCGTCGAGGATATGCCCCTGTCGTTCCACCTCGTAGTGCAGGCCCAGTTCCAGGGCACGGAGGGAGTTCATGTTCTTGATTTCCGTTCTGGTGCCCAGCGGACCGTCGGGCGTCCGTACGGAGACATTGGCATCCACCCTGAGCGAACCGGACTCCAGGTCGCCGTCACAGACGCCGAGGTAGCGCACCAGACGCCTGAGCTGCAGTACGTACTCCCTGGCCTCCCTTGGGGAAGCGATATCAGGCTCGGAGACGATCTCCGCCAGAGGAACGCCCGAACGATTGTAATCCACCAGGGAGGAACCGGACCCGGCAAGCCGTCCGTCGGCGGCACTGTGGACGAGTTTCCCGGCGTCCTCCTCGAGATGCAGTCGCTTGATCCTGATCCGGCGCTCGCTCCCATCGCTGTCGGTGAGCACAATGGCACCGTGTTCGGCCAGGGGCAGATCGTACTGGCTGATCTGGTAGGCCTTGGGCAGATCGGGGTAGAAGTAGTTCTTGCGGTGGAAGATGGTCCGCTCGTTGATGGTGCATCCCAGGGCCAGGGCCGTTCTGACGGCGTACATCACGGCTTGCCCGTTGGGAACGGGCAGCGTGCCCGGGAGGCCCAGGCAGAGGGGGCAGACATTGCTGTTCGGCGTGGCGCCGATATAGTCGGTGGAACAGCTGCAGAAGAGCTTGGTCTTCGTGGCCAGCTGGATATGGATCTCCAGCCCGATAACGGGTTCGTGCCGCGCTGTCATGCCCGCTCACCCCCCTTCGGGGTGATGGAGGGCACCCCGAAGCTGGACTGCAGTACCGACGCGATGCCCAATAGCGTCATCTCGCTCCAGTGGCTTCCCACCAACTGCACCCCCAGAGGGAGTCCGCCTTCGGACATGCCCGAATAGAGCGAGAGCCCCGGAAGGCCCGCCAGGTTCACCGGAAGGGTGAAGACATCGAGCATGTACATGCTGATGGGATCGTCGAGCAGTTCGCCTTTTTTCACGGGCAGCGACGGGCAGGTCGGCATGAGGATGGCGTCCACACCCCGGAAGGCCTCCTCGAGTTCGGCGAGGATCACCTGGCGGACCTTCTGGGCCGTCAGGTAGTAGGCGTCGTAGTAGCCCGAGCTGAGCACATAGGTGCCGGTGAGAATCCGGCGCTTGACCTCCGGACCGAATCCCTCCCGACGGGTGGTGTAGTACTGTTCGATCAGCGAGTCGGCGTCCCGGCGCATGCCGTAGCGCACCCCGTCGTAGCGTGCGAGGTTGGAGCTCGCTTCGGCAGGGGCGATGATGTAGTAGCTGGCCAGACCGTAGGTGATCGTCCTGGGCAGGGAGATGGAAACCAGCTCCGCGCCGGCCTTCTCGCAGAGGCCCGCCGTATGCGCCACCGAACGTTTCAGCTCGGGGTCAACATCGTAGCCCTCGAATTCCTGAACCAGTCCGATCCGCCGTCCGTGGAGAGAATCCTCCTCCAGGGCGTCGAGATAGCGGGGGCGTTCCATGCCGCGGCAGGTGGCGTCCCTGGCGTCGGGTTTGGCGATCACATCCATGGCCAGCGCCAGATCGCCGACATCCCGGGCCAAAGGACCGATCTGATCCAGCGACGAAGCGAAGGCGACCAGACCCCAGCGACTGACCAGGCCGTAGGTGGGCTTCAGCCCCTGGATGCCACAGTAGGCGGCGGGCTGGCGGATCGATCCCCCCGTATCGCTCCCCAGCGCCAGCGGCACGTACCCGGCGGCCACGCCGGCGGCGCTTCCCCCGGAGCTGCCGCCGGGGACCCGTGTGGTGTCGTGAGGGTTCGAGGTGGGGCCGAAGGCGGAGTTTTCCGTCGAGCTTCCCATGGCGAACTCGTCCATGTTGGTCTTGCCGATCACCACGGCATCGGCACTCCGGAGCAGCTCCACCACCGTGGCGTCGTAGGGTGGACGCCACTCTGCGAGCATCTTGCTCCCACAGGAGGTTGGGACCCCTTCGGTACACATGTTGTCCTTGACAAGGACAGGGACGCCTGCCAGCGGACCGGGCTCCCGTCCTGCGGCGTATTCACTGTCCAGCCTTGCGGCCTGCGTGCGTGCCGATGCGGCCATCGGGGTGACGACAGCATTGAGCTCAGGCTCGAGGCGTTCCATCCGCGCAATGGCGGCGTCCACCACCTCGGCGACAGAGCTTTCGCCGCGACACACCTGCTCGACAATCCTCCAGGCGGGCAACTCCCAGAACTCCATCAGTCTTCCTCCTTCACGATGCGGGGCACCTTGAAGAAATCCCCGTCCCGCATTGGGGCTTCCTGGAGGGCACGGTCCCTCTCCGGCCACCTCTGCGGCTCATCCTCCCGCATCGGGGAAGCCGCGGACCGGTCCAGCGCGAAGGGGTGGACCGCCTGCAGATCCACCTCCTGCAAGGTTTGAAAATGTTCCAGTATGGAGCTGAAGTGCCGCCGGAGCGGCTCGATCTCGTCGTCGCCTACCTCCATACGGATCAACCGCGCTACATGCCGCACATCTTCGGCTGATACATCCATCACTGCACCTCCCAAAAAGGGCTCTTCGCTCTTGCTCAGGCCTCTCCCAACAAATGCAGAAAGGCCTGTTCATCCAGAACGGCGACGCCCAGTTCCTGTGCTTTCGTCATCTTGCTCCCCGGCTTCTCGCCGGCCACCACGTAGTCGGTACGGGAGCTCACGCTACCGATCACCCTGCCGCCCAGGGCCTCGATGCGCTCCTGGGCCTCCCGCCTGGTGTGGCTCTGCAATTCTCCGGTGAGGACAAACCGCATTCCCTCCAGGGAGCGCTCCTCTGCGCCGTGCTCCTCCGGCAGTGACATGGCCACGCCAGCCTCCTTCAGCCGCCTGATGGTCTGCAGGTTCTGCCCGTCCTCGAAGAACGCCCGCAGGGACACCGCGATCCGTGGACCGATGCCTTCCACATCGAGGAGATCCTCCTCCGAGGCGCCCCGGAGGGCCTCCATGCCCCGGAAATGCCCGGCCAGGGTGGCGGCGATCTTGGCCCCCACGTACCGGATCCCCAGTGCGTAGAGAAGGTGGTCCAGAGAACGCTCCTTCGACACTTCGATCTGCCCGACCAGCTTCTCCGAAGAGACGGCTCCCATGCGCTCCAGCCCCTGGAGCTCCTCCGGCGTCAGATGGTAGAGGTCGGCGAAGTCCCGGACCATATCCTTCTCCACCAGCTGGTTGACGATCTTCTCGCCGAGACCGATGATGTTCATCCCGCCCCGGGAGGCGAAGTGGAAGACCCCCTCCTTCAGCTGCGCCGGACAGGAGCGGTTCGGACAGCGGACCGCCACCTCGCCGGGGATGCGTACCGCCTCGGCCCCGCAGACGGGACAGTGATCGGGAAATACGAAGGGCTCTTCGTCACCCTTCCGCTCTTCGGAAAGAGAACAGACGATCTCGGGAATGATGTCGCCGGCCTTGCGGACAACCACCGTGTCGCCGATACGGACATCCTTGCGCTCCAGTTCGTCACGGTTGTGCAGACTGGCCCGCCGGACGGTGCTTCCGGCGAGGTGGACCGGTTCGAGACGGGCCACCGGTGTCAGACTTCCGGTCCGTCCGACGGAGACGAAGATCTCCCGCACCGTGCTGCGCTTCTCCTCCGGGGGGTATTTGAAGGCCACCGACCAGCGGGGTGATTTCGCTGTTGTCCCAAGGCGCCCCCAATCGGGAAGAGCGTCTACCTTGATCACCACCCCGTCGGTCACATAGGGCAGGGTGAAACGCCGCCCTCGCATCTCCTCGATATACCCGAGGACAGCCTCGACATCGTCGGCGCACCGCTCCTCTCCCTGGGTGGGCAACCCCGCATCCCGGAGCCACTGGAGCAGCTCGCTCTGACGTGCGAGTCCCCGGTATTCGGGATGGACCACATGGTAGGTGGCGAGCTGCAGCCGCCGCTGAGCCGTGATGGCGGGGTCAAGCTGCCGGACTGCCCCGGCCGCGGCATTCCGCGGATTGGCAAAGGGCTGCTCTTCCCGCTCCTCCCGCGCTTCGTTCAGGGCGGCGAAATCCCTGCGGGTCATGAACACCTCGCCCCGGACCTCCAGCGTCCCGGAAAGGGGGGTGCGCAACGAAAGCGGCAGGCTGCGCAGGGTCTTGAGATTCCGGGTGACCTCCTCGCCGGTGGTGCCGTCGCCGCGGGTGGCGCCGCGAACAAATACGCCGTCCTCGTAGAGGAGCGACACCGCCAGCCCGTCGATCTTCGGTTCGCAGACAAAGACCACGTCATCGCGGTGGAGCTCGCGCCGCACCCGCTCCACGAAGTGCCGCACCTCTCCATCGTTGAAGACGTTGTCGAGGCTGAGCATGGGGATGGCGTGCCGGACCTTGACAAAGGCCTCCCGGGGCGCCCCCCCGACCCGCTGTGTCGGCGAATCGGCGGTCCGCAGCTCGGGGTAGGCCGCTTCAAGATCGGCAAGCTCCCGGAGCATGGCATCATATCTGTCGTCGTCGATGGTCGGCGCGTCCAGCACGTAGTAGCGGTAGGCGTGCTCCTTGAGTTCCTCCCGCAGTGCCCGGGCGCGGCGTTCCTTCTCCCGCGGCGCCATGGCTGCCTACAGATCCCTCGGCTTCATGGTGGGAAAGAGGATCACATCCCGAATGGAACGGGAGTCGGTGAGAAACATGGTCAGCCTGTCCATGCCGATTCCCATACCGCCGGTGGGCGGCAGTCCGTACTCCAGGGCGGTTACGTAGTCCTCGTCGTAGGGATGGGAGGTGTCGTCGCCTGCTTCCTTCCTGCGCTGCTGTGCCAGGAAGCGTTCCTTCTGGTCCAGGGGGTCGTTGAGCTCGCTGAAGGCGTTGGCCACCTCCGAACCATAGACAAAGAGTTCGAAGCGGTCGGTGAACTCGGGATCCTCGGGATCGCGTTTGGCCAGCGGCGAGATCTCCACGGGGTGCTTGAGCACGAAGGTGGGCTGCACCAGATGGTGTTCCACAAACTCCTCGAAGAACTCGGCGAGGAGACCGAACCGGGTTTCGTCGCCCTCGATCTCGATGCCGTGCTCCCTGGCGATGCTACGGGCCTCCTCGTCGTCGCCGAGGGTACGGAAATCCACGCCGGTGTGCTGCTCCACCAGCTCAACCATGGTGGCCCGCCTGAAGGGCGGCTCGAAGGAGAGATCCACCCCCTGGTAGGAGACCTTCCGCGTTCCCACGGCGTCTGCGGCGGCCACGACGAGCTCCTCGCAGAGTTCCATCATGTCGTTGTAGTCGGCGTAGGCCCAGTAGACCTCCATGGAGGTGAATTCCGGATTGTGCATGGTGTCCACACCTTCGTTCCGGAAAAGCCGGCCGATCTCGTAGACCCGCCCCAGCATGCCCACGATCAGCCTCTTGAGGTGGAGCTCCGTGGCGATACGCATGTAGAGATCCGTGCCGAGGGCGTTGTGGTAGGTGATAAAGGGACGGGCGTTGGCGCCGCCGGCAATGGGAGAGAGAATGGGCGTTTCCACCTCCAGGCTGTCGTGGGCGTCCAGCACCCTGCGGAAGGCCTGGGTGATCCGGCTCCGGGCCCGGAAGACCTCCCGCACCCGGGGATTGGCGATGAGGTCCACGTAGCGCTGTCGGTAGCGGACCTCCGTATCCTTGAGGCCGTGCCACTTCTCGGGAAGGGGTCGCAACGCCTTGGAGAGCAAGCTGTATGATGTGACCTGAAGCGACAGTTCGCCGCGCCTGGTCCGGAAGGGTGTTCCTCTGATACCGAGGAAATCGCCGACATCCACCCATTTCTTGAAAAACCCGTAGGCCTCCTCGCCGACGGCGTCCCGCTGGAAGTAGAGCTGCAACCTGTGGCGCTCGTCCTCGATATGAACAAATGAAGCCTTGCCGTGCTTCCGGATGGACATGGCGCGCCCGGCGGTGCAGATCTCCTCGTCTGCGTGGCCGCTTTCTCCCAATGATTCGTAGTGCTCCAGCACGTACCCAAGGGTGTGTTCCCGTTCCCACCCGGGGACGGCGAAGGGGTCGTATCCCTCTTCCTCCCGGAGGCGTCGGAGCTTCTCCATCCGCTGCTGGAGGATCTCCTCCTCCGGGGCCATGTGTCTTTCACTGCTGTTCCCGTCCTGGGCAACCATCAAGTCCGCTCCCTTCGTGAACATATTCCGTCCATTGTAGCAAAAGCTCATGCAGGTCATCGCGGCTCCGCATCGGACCGATTCTGCGACGGAGGTGGACCGCACCGGGCAGCCCTTTGAACATACCCCCAAGAAAGCGTTTCATCAAGATGATCGCCACCCGTTCGCCCTTTTCGCCCTCAAGCCTCCTGTAGAGACGCTGCAGCAGCGCCGCCCTCTCCTCTACCGCCGGGTGGCGCACCGGGGCTCCGGTCAACCGGAGGGCAAGCCGCCTGGCGAGGAAGAGATCCCGGACAACGCCCCGGGCAAGAAGCACGGCGACACAGCCCTCCCGGAGGTGGGCGAAGGCATCCGCTTCGGTAAAGATATCGCCGCTTCCGCTCACCATCCCCGGAAGAGCCCGGGCGATCCGGCAGACGGCACGGCGGTCGCTGATCCCGCTGTAGTGCTGCGACGCCGTCCGGCCGTGGACGGTGAGATGGGAGGCCCCGTTCGCGATCAGTCCCTCGCAGAACGCCAGTGTGGAACAGGGGGCATTGTCTCCTGTAAGCCGCAGTTTCACCCATACCGGTACCGGAACGGCTTCCCTGAGCGCACGCACCATGGCGAAGGCACGTTCCGGGTCCTTCAGCAGCGCAGCGCCTTCGCCGCGGCGGACCACCTTCCGGACCGGGCAAGCCATGTTGATCTGCACCGCATCGGGCCGCTCGCCCCATCCAAGCGCCAGCCCTGCCCCGGCCGCCATCGTCTCCGGTTCGGCGGAAAAGAGCTGGAGCACCACAGGGTGTTCGCCCGGTACGGGCAGCATCTCCCGGGTCTTCCGGTTGCCGTGGGCCAGACCGGCACAGCTCACCATCTCCGTATGGACGAGGCCGACGCCGAGCTCCCGGAAGAAGGCCCGCACGGCAGGGAGACTGATCCCGGCCAGTGGAGCCAGCCAGAAGGGGTTGGCCACAGCTACCCCGCCTACCGTTCCGCCCCGCCAGGGAGGCGTTGTCGGGCAGAGGCCCTCAGTCATTCCGTTCCGCATGTGCATAGATCAGCCGGAGTCCTTCCAGGGTCAACCAGGGATCGGTGTGTTCCACCGTCTCCGTATGGGGCACCACCACCTCGGCCTGTCCCCCGGTGGCGACAACCCGCGTCTCTGTCCCCAGCTCCTTCCAGATGCGACGCACCAGCCCGTCGATGAGACCGGCGTACCCAAAGAGGATCCCCGACTGGATCGACCCCATGGTGTTGGTGCCGATGGTCTTTTCGGGGGTTTCCAGGGCCACCCTGGGCAGCCGTGCGGTCTTGCCGAAGAGCGCCTCCACACCGACGTTGAGCCCCGGAGCGATGGCGCCGCCGAGATAGGCGCCCTCCGGCGAAAGCACATCCAGCGTAACGGCGGTGCCGAAATCGACGATCACCAGCGGCGCACCGTAGCATTCCCTGCCGGCGAAGGCGTTGACCAGTCGATCGGCGCCCACCTCGGCCGGCGAGTCGTAGTGTATCTCCAGGGGCACATAGGAAGCGTTGACCCGGATCGGCGCAATGCCGAGACAGGCGTAGATCCCGTCCCGCCAGGCCACTTCCAGCGGGGGCACCACACTGGAGATCACCGCAGCCCCGATCTCCCCGCGGGTGACACCGGCGATCTGCAGGAGGTTGAGCAGATAGACAGACAGCTCGTCGCCTGTCCGCTGCTGCGAGCTGAGCCGCCAGTGCGCCACCACCTCCCGATCGCGGAAGATGCCAAGCACCGTATGGGTGTTCCCCACATCCAACACAAGTAGCATCACGGTCCCTCCAGTCGGGCCCGCAGATGGGGCCCTCGGTCAGAGTGTCGCCGCTACCGTTGCAGCGAGAAAGGAACCCAGCAGCAGAAGCGCACGGATACCGCCGAGCCGCAGTCTGGCGGCGAGAAGCAGAGCCAGGGTTGCGGCCGTCACCAGGTGCAGCAGCGTTCCGCACTGGAGTTCCCAGGGGAGCAGCACTGGAAGGGCGGAGGCACCTCCCATCCAGAAGGCAAAGGCCTGCTCGGCAACCCCGGCGACCGCCGTTCCGCCAGGCAGCCCCAGAAGGGCGGGCACACTGCAGATGACGGCAAGGGGGAGCAGAAGGGTGTACACCGGCACCGCCACCAGGTTGACCAGAAGCCCCGCCAGGGGCACCGCACCGAA from Synergistales bacterium includes:
- the gatB gene encoding Asp-tRNA(Asn)/Glu-tRNA(Gln) amidotransferase subunit GatB produces the protein MTARHEPVIGLEIHIQLATKTKLFCSCSTDYIGATPNSNVCPLCLGLPGTLPVPNGQAVMYAVRTALALGCTINERTIFHRKNYFYPDLPKAYQISQYDLPLAEHGAIVLTDSDGSERRIRIKRLHLEEDAGKLVHSAADGRLAGSGSSLVDYNRSGVPLAEIVSEPDIASPREAREYVLQLRRLVRYLGVCDGDLESGSLRVDANVSVRTPDGPLGTRTEIKNMNSLRALELGLHYEVERQGHILDDGGHVVQETRHWDDGAGVTRSSRGKEEAHDYRYFPEPDLPPIVVTAAEQESARAELPELPWERVQRYIDREGLSREEAEALSESREVAEYADALMAGGVPAERAGKWVKTEILRVLNEQDIGMAQFPVPADQLALLLKKVEARELSTTAARDVFTAMCKEQVGCDEAIEKAGVATGSVEGERLRGIVEKILSEHPDVLEEIRSGKDKKGKKQRFLQGQVMRETRGQADPGAIAEQLKELLDQ
- the gatA gene encoding Asp-tRNA(Asn)/Glu-tRNA(Gln) amidotransferase subunit GatA, translated to MEFWELPAWRIVEQVCRGESSVAEVVDAAIARMERLEPELNAVVTPMAASARTQAARLDSEYAAGREPGPLAGVPVLVKDNMCTEGVPTSCGSKMLAEWRPPYDATVVELLRSADAVVIGKTNMDEFAMGSSTENSAFGPTSNPHDTTRVPGGSSGGSAAGVAAGYVPLALGSDTGGSIRQPAAYCGIQGLKPTYGLVSRWGLVAFASSLDQIGPLARDVGDLALAMDVIAKPDARDATCRGMERPRYLDALEEDSLHGRRIGLVQEFEGYDVDPELKRSVAHTAGLCEKAGAELVSISLPRTITYGLASYYIIAPAEASSNLARYDGVRYGMRRDADSLIEQYYTTRREGFGPEVKRRILTGTYVLSSGYYDAYYLTAQKVRQVILAELEEAFRGVDAILMPTCPSLPVKKGELLDDPISMYMLDVFTLPVNLAGLPGLSLYSGMSEGGLPLGVQLVGSHWSEMTLLGIASVLQSSFGVPSITPKGGERA
- the gatC gene encoding Asp-tRNA(Asn)/Glu-tRNA(Gln) amidotransferase subunit GatC, giving the protein MDVSAEDVRHVARLIRMEVGDDEIEPLRRHFSSILEHFQTLQEVDLQAVHPFALDRSAASPMREDEPQRWPERDRALQEAPMRDGDFFKVPRIVKEED
- the ligA gene encoding NAD-dependent DNA ligase LigA → MAPREKERRARALREELKEHAYRYYVLDAPTIDDDRYDAMLRELADLEAAYPELRTADSPTQRVGGAPREAFVKVRHAIPMLSLDNVFNDGEVRHFVERVRRELHRDDVVFVCEPKIDGLAVSLLYEDGVFVRGATRGDGTTGEEVTRNLKTLRSLPLSLRTPLSGTLEVRGEVFMTRRDFAALNEAREEREEQPFANPRNAAAGAVRQLDPAITAQRRLQLATYHVVHPEYRGLARQSELLQWLRDAGLPTQGEERCADDVEAVLGYIEEMRGRRFTLPYVTDGVVIKVDALPDWGRLGTTAKSPRWSVAFKYPPEEKRSTVREIFVSVGRTGSLTPVARLEPVHLAGSTVRRASLHNRDELERKDVRIGDTVVVRKAGDIIPEIVCSLSEERKGDEEPFVFPDHCPVCGAEAVRIPGEVAVRCPNRSCPAQLKEGVFHFASRGGMNIIGLGEKIVNQLVEKDMVRDFADLYHLTPEELQGLERMGAVSSEKLVGQIEVSKERSLDHLLYALGIRYVGAKIAATLAGHFRGMEALRGASEEDLLDVEGIGPRIAVSLRAFFEDGQNLQTIRRLKEAGVAMSLPEEHGAEERSLEGMRFVLTGELQSHTRREAQERIEALGGRVIGSVSSRTDYVVAGEKPGSKMTKAQELGVAVLDEQAFLHLLGEA
- the lysS gene encoding lysine--tRNA ligase; amino-acid sequence: MFTKGADLMVAQDGNSSERHMAPEEEILQQRMEKLRRLREEEGYDPFAVPGWEREHTLGYVLEHYESLGESGHADEEICTAGRAMSIRKHGKASFVHIEDERHRLQLYFQRDAVGEEAYGFFKKWVDVGDFLGIRGTPFRTRRGELSLQVTSYSLLSKALRPLPEKWHGLKDTEVRYRQRYVDLIANPRVREVFRARSRITQAFRRVLDAHDSLEVETPILSPIAGGANARPFITYHNALGTDLYMRIATELHLKRLIVGMLGRVYEIGRLFRNEGVDTMHNPEFTSMEVYWAYADYNDMMELCEELVVAAADAVGTRKVSYQGVDLSFEPPFRRATMVELVEQHTGVDFRTLGDDEEARSIAREHGIEIEGDETRFGLLAEFFEEFVEHHLVQPTFVLKHPVEISPLAKRDPEDPEFTDRFELFVYGSEVANAFSELNDPLDQKERFLAQQRRKEAGDDTSHPYDEDYVTALEYGLPPTGGMGIGMDRLTMFLTDSRSIRDVILFPTMKPRDL
- a CDS encoding tRNA-dihydrouridine synthase family protein, whose amino-acid sequence is MTEGLCPTTPPWRGGTVGGVAVANPFWLAPLAGISLPAVRAFFRELGVGLVHTEMVSCAGLAHGNRKTREMLPVPGEHPVVLQLFSAEPETMAAGAGLALGWGERPDAVQINMACPVRKVVRRGEGAALLKDPERAFAMVRALREAVPVPVWVKLRLTGDNAPCSTLAFCEGLIANGASHLTVHGRTASQHYSGISDRRAVCRIARALPGMVSGSGDIFTEADAFAHLREGCVAVLLARGVVRDLFLARRLALRLTGAPVRHPAVEERAALLQRLYRRLEGEKGERVAIILMKRFLGGMFKGLPGAVHLRRRIGPMRSRDDLHELLLQWTEYVHEGSGLDGCPGREQQ
- a CDS encoding type III pantothenate kinase, which produces MLLVLDVGNTHTVLGIFRDREVVAHWRLSSQQRTGDELSVYLLNLLQIAGVTRGEIGAAVISSVVPPLEVAWRDGIYACLGIAPIRVNASYVPLEIHYDSPAEVGADRLVNAFAGRECYGAPLVIVDFGTAVTLDVLSPEGAYLGGAIAPGLNVGVEALFGKTARLPRVALETPEKTIGTNTMGSIQSGILFGYAGLIDGLVRRIWKELGTETRVVATGGQAEVVVPHTETVEHTDPWLTLEGLRLIYAHAERND